aaacaccggtccacccgtatatcaaattatcaaattaacgaacgcgaatcaaataaacatgatgaaagtgaccagATAAAATTCCCACATGTCCTTGAGAATGCTttacttattataagagaccgtttcaacccgacctttgctacaaaaggattggactATCTTACTGCACCTTTGTTATCATTATTACTTGTTGCTCAtaacaaattaccttgctatcaaactatctgttatcgataattttagtgcttgcagacaataacttattgaaaactgcttatcattttcttctgctcctcgttgggttcgacactcttacttatcaaaaggactacgattgatcccctatatttgtgggtcatcaaccgCCTACCTGCCTTCCCACCTCCCACTACCCGCCAGCCACGACAAGACCCGATGGATGTCTTCCCGACCCCGCGGCCGCCACCGCCACTCCACCCTATCTTACCATGCCACCTCCACGTCTCATGTTGttctctccaccgccgccgccatgcctcccCCAAATCGGCGCAACGGATTTGCAGCCCCACGTCCCGCGGCCGCCACCGGAATGGAAGAGCCGGCGAGAAAGAAGGTTGCTTCCATTTCGGATTATGTGTGTGATGATGTTGCAAAGTTTGTCATATTCTGTACTTTTGTCAAATTCATATGCATTTGGAGGAAACAAAAATGTGGATCTATTGCCGTGCGGCACGCCTATTTTACACATTTGTTGGAGCGGCAGCCGTGCAACTATCCCATTTTACATCATGTTGGAGTTGGATATTTCTGATGATGTAAAAAAACGCTTTTTGTAAAAAATAACAATAGGTGATTTAAAAGGCcttatattattatttttcagaGAGAGTATATTTTACTTCAATCACAATTTAATGATGTCTCGCCGCAAAAAAAAAattaatgatgtaaaatacataattTTTTCTTTTGAAAATGTAAAATACATCATCTATATCAGTCCAAACCGTCAAGTTGTGGACGTGTCGTCGCTCGCCGTCTCTGACATGTTTATCCCCTTCGACTTCCACTTGACGCTTTGTGTTCCtcgcatcctccaagtcttccgtTTCTTCCAGCAGCTTCTCCCCCTTCCCCACTATACTTCCAAGCAAAGGCGAGAACCCTAGCCTCACGAGCACCGTGCAGCGGAGATCCCGACCATCACCGCGATGCAGGCCCCGACGAACCCCCCCgtcgacctcccgccgctggtggcgccgccgccgcgggtgAAGGCGCCGACCCCGCGCCCCCCTCCGCCGGCCTCGCTCCAGCCCGACTCCCCGGGCGTCTTCTTCACcaacgccgccgcagccgccccacTGGGCTCCGCCCACCGCCgcatcgccatcgccgtcgatcTGTCCGACGAGTCCGCCTACGCCGTAAGCTGGGCCGTCGCCAACTACCTCCGGCCCGGGGACGCCGTCATCCTCCTGCACGTCCGCTCCACCAATGTCCTCTACGGCGCCGATTGGGGCTCCGTCACCCCCACATCCCCCGAGGACGACGCTGAGGTCGCCGCGCGCAAGATGGAGGAGGACTTCGACGCCCTCACCGCTTCCAAGGCCGACGACCTGGCCAAGCCACTCGAGGAGGCGAAGATCCCCTACAAGATCCACATCGTCAAGGATCACGACATGAAGGAGAGACTCTGCCTCGAGGTGGAGAGGCTAGGGCTTAGCGCCGTGATCATGGGGAGCAAGGGGTTTGGTGCGGCGCGGCGGGCCAGCAAGGGAAGGCTCGGGAGTGTGAGCGATTACTGCGTCCACCACTGTATTTGCCCCGTGGTGGTGGTGCGTTCCCCTGATGATGCTGTAGCAGAGGGCGGGGAGTCTGCCACTACGATGGAGGCGGCGGTTGGTGCAGACGACGTGCTGCACCCTGTGCCAGAGGAGGATGCTGAGTACCATGACGCCGCTGAGGAGCACAAGGGTAATTGTTTCTATACTTTTACCTCCGTCTTTGACTAACCACCGAAATTCAAGTCAAATTCGATATGTTCGACAACTTCAATAGGTATAGTTGCGAACTTAGGCTACCATATGTCTAGCTAAATGCTAGTTATACACTTATACTGAGCTTGACTATAGGATTTGTAAGGTTTATGCGGATTGCACTTCCCTAGTGTAAGTTTTTAACCGAATACCTATGTCTGATCCACACGGTAACATATGAGGGGTTTTATCAGTTTTGCCACTAGTTGTGTCACTCTACTCAATTTGCCACTAGAAGGTTCAACTAATAACAAAATGTCATCCTTTTGTTAAGCGTGTGCTCACAAATGCCACTCGGCACCATTACCATTTGGTCAAAGACATCGACCGGGGTGAAGTGACCAAAATACGCCTGGACCCCACTTGTCAGTGTTCCCTCTACAAGTCACTGTAACCTGTAGGTCCTAGTTTCCAGTACACAGAGAATGAAATTAGAAGCAAAATAGCTTCATGCGTGGCCGCGCGGGTGACCGAATCCCCACGTGTCGTTATTTTTTCTTCTAATTTAATTCTCTTTGTGCTGACAATTAGGACCTAGAAGTTTTAGGGGAGCGGTGGCAAGTAGTGTCCACGGGTATTTTGGTCACTTCACCCTGGTCAATGGCCTTTGACCGAATGGTAATGGTGTCGAGTGGCATTTTTTAGCACACGCTTAACAGAAGGATGTCATTTTTGAGTGGTTGAAACTTTATAGTGGCAAAATTGAGTAGTGTGACACATAGTGACGAAACTGATAAACTCCTAGTTTTAATGCCTATCAATTGCTATCCTTGCATAGTTTGTAACTTCATCCGAATCTACTGTTCGATTTGAACTTACTATGTTGATGGACTAATAAGCTTGTGTTATTAGTGGTCAGACATGGGCTAATAAGCTTGTGTTATTAGTACGACACATTTGGCATATGTATACACACTACAATCGGAAACTGTATTTGCTGTCATTTTCAGCATGGACAGAAAGGCTATTATCTGTTGATTAGTATGTATGTTTGTTGCTTACCTGATTGATCATTTTGTAGCACACATTTAGCTTTGATTTACATTTGAATTAGTTTAGTGTTATATTTATTAAGGCCTGCATACCCGGCTTGTTGGGCTTAGATAAAAATAAAGCTTGCTGGTTGGGATTCTTTCTCTCTCAAACACAAATCCTTTGCATCTTGATGCGTTAATAGAAACAAAATAGTTATATCACAAGTCTAGGACCAAGGCTGTGAGCACCACTGACAACCCAGCTCTAACATTACATTTCTCCCAACCTGGCTACAGCTGTTGGACACTGGCAGCACCTGCCAAGTGCCATTCCTGCCTTTGCCTGGTTGGTTAGGAGTACTACTCATCCTCGCCTCCTTTATTCTTGTGCTTAGCAATGGATTAATGCTTGGCTCTCTCTTCTGGCCTCCTCTCACCTTGTCAATGATGGAGATTCAGGCTTTGCCTTGTGGCCGTCGCTGATAAAGCATATATTTTCCTTGGCCTCCTGTATTGACACCAGTACGAGTGTCATGTGCCAATTACAGGCTAACAAGCAGCTTCTACATGACTATCTATGCCACATATAAGCCCAGAACCTATCTCAGCTCAGCTGTGGCTTATCATTCATATGGAGCCTATGTCCCAACTCCAAACTAAGTCCTCCTTTCTGGTGCTTAATTTGTTCTATGCATGGTTACTATTCCACTATTCCATTAGGATTTCGCTTCGATCTCACTCCAAAATTTTCCGGGAAGAGGATGGGAGGGGAAGAGAAAAGGAAGATGCTGGGGCATTGATTAGTAGATTGTGATTGTACTAAGAAGTTCCTGGGGCATtgattagtactccctctgtaaagaaatataagggcgtttagatcactaaacacccttatatttctttacagcggGAGTAGATTGTAATTGTGTAAATTTGAATCGTACTATAGAAAAATTAGCAACAAGCCTTCTTTAATAATAGTCAGTTCTTAGGGAATGTAGGCAGGCCACCCTAGACACACAATTTCAGTTTTGAAAACTATTGGTAATCGAGGGTATTGTCATTTGTCTGGGGAAAGTATAGTTAAAAGGTTGGTCTGGATTGATTGATCCCACTTTATTCCGTAGCTCCACTTGATGCCTTTTGATCCTAGAGTATCTGACTTCGGAATATGAAGGCACTGTTTCATCCTAGACACACTGTTTTACTTTTGAAATCGGTTGCTAACCAAGGGCATTGTTTGGGAAAAGTATACTTAGAAGTTACTGGGTTATGTTACTGTTTGATCCATTCTCGTTGGTATTCATTATGTGCTTCAACCAGTGTGCTTTTGTTAATAGAGAAACTATAGTTCATCCCAGATTGCAAGTTGTGATTGTTTAATTACCATTACCATTAACGTATACTTTGACAAAACTGGCCTATTTGTTGTGCCTCCGATGTAAAGAATGTCGCATGGCTTCACATAAGTGCATTTCCCTAAATACCTTGGCACTAGTTGAGCATATTTTAATGCTGTTCAAAATCAAGGAGTTTATGCATGAACTTGTGATTATTAAGGGGACTAGCTAACATTTAAGATTATTATGCCTTTTTTAATAACTGCTACCATTTTTCTATAACAACAAGTCGTGATCAATGTTAGGCATCTGTTTCCTTGTGAATTATGGCAGCGAAACTGAAAATGCACTTGAATTTCACTAACTTTGAGCTTTTTTCCTTATTTGTGATTTTTCTGGTGGCTGTAATTATAAGATGCATTGGCATGTATCTTGTCAAGGTTCTGGGTTATCAGTTGAGCTAATACATACTGGTGTTATTTATGCAGATACTTGATTGGATCTATGCATCGATGTCCTGTTGGATCCAGGTGAGCATAGAATTAAATGTTTCAGTTTGTTTTGTATGATCGGCTAGTCGCTTTAGGGTAAATTTTCGCTCTCTCGGGAGTAATTCGCATGCCCGTTTGTTACGATGTTCTATCTTGCAACCTGTACAAAATGAAGACATCATGCAAATATAGTTTCGTTTTAACCTGTCATCCTTGTCCCTTCTTTATTTGCATAGGAAACAAAATGCATCTCTTGCACAAAAGTTTGCAAGGACACATATTCATGTCTTACTATTTTGTTCTTTAAGATGTActtcctctgtaaataaatataagatgttttagatatttcaatatggaccacatacggactgaaatgagtgaacaaatacaCTAAAATTCGTTTATATACATCTGAATCAGAAAAGAGTTAgaacgtcttatatttgtttatggAGAGAGTACATTTTGTTTTATAGGTTGTAGCTGAGCTCAGGAATATCCTATGTAAATAACAAACCAGATGTCCTATCTCTACCTGGCTTAAGACCAGCTAAAGGGGAACTCTGTAACTTAAAGATAAGTTTCCTAAGTAAGGAGAAGGGATCCTATCACTAAGAAAGAAGTATGGGGTGCTATTTGCTTAAGGGCCAGCTAGGAACTACTGGTCCTTCCATGTGGATTGCTTAGCCCGCATAACATTGTGTCAATGGCCCACATGGTCGTTTCATCCTCCAAGGCTCTGGAAAATCCGAGGTGGGTCTGGAGGACATTATATACTTATTAGGTTGAAATCGAGGTTGAAGAACCCAGTGGCACCAGCCTTTGATACTACCTCTAAAGAATCCTAACCTTCAGCTAAAAGTGGATGTGTTTCATAAGGTCATATCTCTGACTTAGCTCCCTTGGTTGTTCGTTTTCCCCTCCCCGTTGACCATTGTTAAAGAGTCCACCTTACCTTAACTCCAGTGTGACATTGTTCTAAAGGATCCGCCTCCAATATACTGGAATTTCGTGGAAGTAAACTTTTGGAGTAGGATTTTGCATTCAGACTGACAACCACTAAAAATCTTGTTTACGATGGActacctctgtaaactaatataagaccttttagataactaaaatagtgatctaaaagcGAAAGTGCCATTCTCAGctcgagctcatatgagctcgagtgaacagtaaaatccaaaaaaaaatcaaaaaaatctgattttttgtgGTAACATTTTACAAATGTTTCCAatgcttgcaaagtttcatcatgaaatgacattcgtggaagttgtGGCAAAAAAAACAGAATCAGCTCTCCAGAAATGACTTTTTTAGAGCATCGTTTTTTTTCCGCTAAGTCTTCCATGAATGTTATTttgtgatgaaattttgcaagcatgTAAAACATTTGTCAAATGCTAccataaaaaaatcagaaatttttgaatttgttttcaattttttcGGATTTTACTGTTCACCAAGCTCATATGAGCTagggtcttatattagtttacagagggaataCCTAGCTGAAATAAGTCCTCAGTGTTTCGGTTCAGCCTCTAACTCTGTCTTTTTGTTTGACAGCATGTAAAGGTTCTAGCAGTCGACTGTTGGCTGAGTGCTACCTCGTGGTTTCTGCTGAGCACATTAGCTGTTTGTTAGACTTTACTGTTCATGTCGATCTGTGCTTCCACTCTGTTGTATTTGGTGAACATTTGTTCTCTAGAACTTTTGTGCTTCTTTGGATATCAAATTATATGTTGCTGATGAGACAGTTTGACTACTTAGAGAACCACATGATTGCCTGCTATACTTACTCGGTTTTGTTAAACATATTGCAACTGAAAGTCATCTTCGATTCAACCGATTTTGTGGGGAGGAGACAGCGCCGAACATTGAGCTCGAGTCTGGAATGTTATCGGGGAGTTGCCACAGGACCTCATGAAAAGTGGGGATGCTGTGGCTTATTGCAGCTTGCTGTGGAgtgggaggaagagggttccccgGTTGGGTTGGGGTGCTTCCGTTTTGAGTTTTGACCCCTCCCTTAGATTAGGCAGCGCCTGAGCTTGAGCTGGGGATGTGGGCTCATGAAGACCTCGCTGGAGGTGGCGATGTGGTGTCACTGCCGAAGCCGAAGGGGAGGAAGAGATGTGGCTGTGACGATGGACGGTGTCACCACCGGTGGAGTAGTGTGAGGAAGAAGCCTAGTAATTCTCATGCTTATCGTATCTTTTGAAGAACATCCAGAATTTTCTTAATGCGTATCTTTAAGAACAGATGGATGTCTCTGTTAGAGATTGCTTAAGTTTTAGTAGTATCATTCTCCGTATGGCCCTTTTTTTTCAACATGCCATTTTCAATGAGAAAGCCCTGAGAAAGTGCGAAGGACCAAAATTTATTATTTATAAAAGGGCCATCGTCATTGGATCTAGCACAGCACTGAATGTCTTGTACCGCCACGGTTGCTTCCCGTCAGCCAGGCCAAATGCTCAAAAAGCTGGCGACTGCATTGCTGTGATCCATTCTACTAGAAAAAGAGTTGCATCACTTAAAAGTATGATTTGTTCAGAGTTAGAACGCGGCAACTGGGCTCTAGAATCTTCTGTTATTCAGATAACCATTTCTTCTAATAATTCAGATGGCCTTTTGGCACGTAAATATGCTGGAAGTATTCGTATGAAACTGGGCTCTAGAATGTTCTCTTATTCTGATAACCTTTTGGCACGTAAATAAATATATATACGGAAAGTACTGGTCTGGTGTCGTTTGCTGCAATTATGACAGGTCTGGATTAGTTTATTGCAGCCTTTTAGTCTGGATTGGCGTTGTTTGGTTGGCCGGTTTGGAGTTCTTCTCATGGTAATCAGTCCAGCTTGGATGTGCTGCGATGCTGGCATCGCCTCTCTTTTGTGTGTGGAACCTTTACCATGTTTTCTTTTTTGAACTCTGGAACctttatcatgttatttgcatgaAGATCCTAACAAAACCACGTCATGTCTAAAACCTAGACGTGTGTTATCTTTATATGAattttcctattcctgcgttttagATATCCAGTGAAGCAAAAAATGCAAGGACTATATGAGAAGGAGACGAATGAATGCTCTTGCTGCAATTCTGTGAGCAGTGCGTGTTTATTAGGTGAGGAGCTCGTCATTATTCTTTGTTGTTCAGATATGTTTAAAAACTTTGTTAGATTCCTTTCTGCTTATGAGCGATCATGATCCATTCCAAGCCGCTCGTCTCCAGCTCAACTTGCACTTTGTGTAACAGAATAATTGACGTTTCACATTCTCCACCCCTTTTCGGGGGCGAATCAGAGTTCATGTCACCCACCTGCCCTGTAAGTATTTTGACTAATTATGGATGGTCAGACAGCACGTTGTCAGCATGGGCTCCTTCATTAAGATAATAATTTGGGACGCATTCCGCTTGTTCCATCACGCCATGTGGCTTCCTGTGCTTCTGTTGTCGCGCCTAGAGACGAATTCATAATTGGTTGGTTATATTAGAATCAACGCAACTCTGGTGACAATGGTTCTACTGTCATAATATTTTTACATCATCGACACTGACGAGGAAAGCACGAGCAGTGCAGGCAGGCTCG
The window above is part of the Triticum aestivum cultivar Chinese Spring chromosome 2A, IWGSC CS RefSeq v2.1, whole genome shotgun sequence genome. Proteins encoded here:
- the LOC123188328 gene encoding universal stress protein PHOS32; its protein translation is MQAPTNPPVDLPPLVAPPPRVKAPTPRPPPPASLQPDSPGVFFTNAAAAAPLGSAHRRIAIAVDLSDESAYAVSWAVANYLRPGDAVILLHVRSTNVLYGADWGSVTPTSPEDDAEVAARKMEEDFDALTASKADDLAKPLEEAKIPYKIHIVKDHDMKERLCLEVERLGLSAVIMGSKGFGAARRASKGRLGSVSDYCVHHCICPVVVVRSPDDAVAEGGESATTMEAAVGADDVLHPVPEEDAEYHDAAEEHKDT